gaaggcagGATGCACGGCGATCCAATTCACCTTCACGTGCTTCTTTGCACGCGTTCACATGTGaactgcgcctgcagagacacctCCAGCTGCATGCGAACCGACTGCATCGCGCGGACGAGGGCCCCTGCCTCGCAGAGATATCCGGCAGGAGCACATGAGCCCTCAGACGCGGTCGCGTACAACGCATGTGCCGTTTTCCGACCTTCAGATTCCCCCGAGTGCCGAACAGACGGCTGAACTCGCAGTCCGCCGCACACCAACTCGAACCTCTCACGCACACACTGCCACACACATCCACGCATGCCTGACACCAACACTACGTAGAACGGTTGCGAAGACGCGGCTGGCTTAACCCTTCGCTTTGGGAGCGCCTTTGGCTTTTCCCGGCGCCATGttcgaggcaggcgccttcttcgcggacTGAAACTTCTGCGCCCACGCGGCGCTGTAGCCGACGAGGTGAGAAAGCCGCACGCATTGCGGATTGCCGCAATTCATCTCCGACTGCTTCGTTCCAAGCTGCAAAGCAAAAAAGACACGCCGCGAGTGGATGTATGCAACAGAATGCGCCTCCGGTGGTCGGAAGGCCCcacgacgccgcagccccccccctgcccccctccccgctgTCTACACTCACCCCCACACTGCTGGAATCTTCGcggccctcctccgcgacggTGCGCGGAGCCTCTCTCAGTTCGCCACTCTGTCTTTGCGGGCCTTTTCCTGGCGAGTGCGAAGCAAGGTTGAGGGTTTAGGGCGGCGACACGCCACACGCACGCCTAGACTGCGTGAACATCGTTCTCAGCTCTGTTGGCTATCCTGAGCGTCGCATATCGAGCCGTCGGAAGCCGGTGCTCGGGTTTTCTGCATGTGTGAGACTCACCTGTTTCAGCAGCTTGAGCGAGGCGTCGtccgcgaagaggaaggcgagcacGCGGCACACGTAGGTCGAAGTCGGCGTCGGGTTGTTTGGTTTCTGAATCAAGAGGACCGGCAAGCCCTGCTTCTGCGAGATATCACCGTACCACTGGAcgcacgaggcggcgggagaCGGATCCCCAAGAATGGGATCTTCTGAGAAGTTCACGGACCTGAAAGTCCGCAGCAAGCAACATGCAGCCGAGACGCTTGAGGATAGAACGCGCAGACAGCCTCAGCTGCCGGGTGGCTCAAATCCGCCTGCGAAGCTCCCCCTCCGCTTTCAGGCGCGCTGAGTATTCCCTCCTAGTCGCACACCCGCGCATGCAAGCACAAGTCTTTCATCTGGTCACGAAGGCCGAATTCACGCAGGACCCGCATCTGAGAGGGCACCTGAATGATCAGACCGGCACACCGCCAGACGCTACAGCCAGACTGCATgaagatagatatagatatacacaggtatacatagatagaaGCGTATGCATGCGGGTATCGGCACATCAAGCTGGTGTCTCACCTGGCGATGGTTTCCAACATCTCGATAACTTGATCTCTACTCCATATTCTGGCGGCTCTCTGTTGGACATGCGCAATCCACTTCTTGGCAAGAATTTGAACCTGTGTTTCGTTCGGCGGCTGATATTCGCCCCCAGCTCTCTCGAGGCCTTCACtcccgtcctcctcgctgctcgcccagctctcttcgctgctcgcgctccgcgtcgAGGTCTTCCCACTCTTCATCGAAGATGAAGTCTGCGAGCTGCGATACGACtggctgcctgcgtcgctgcccATGCCAAAGGGCATGGtaccgcagcagctgcggcagaggcgcgccatCGCGAGACGAGGGAAGAGACACCGCAGAACCCAAGGCAAAGAGCGAAGCGGACGCGAAACAGGGAGTGCAGCTCAACTGAAAACTCGCGGGCCTGCGGGATTGCCTACACGGTCGATGCATAGGCGAGCGCAGGCCAAGAAGCGGGGAGAaagcgagacgacgagggaCACAAGTGAAATAGAAAAAATGGAGACTAAATGCGGTCGTAAACGGGCTCGTGCGACCTCCCAAGGTCAGGCcagagacgacagagaaCGCGGAGAGAATGGAACGACCGAGCGGCAGCCGTTTGCTGCATGAGACTCGCAAGATGCGCTAGCAAAAAGAGACGACGAATAAATAAAAACCCGTGGAGGGGAGCCTGGTGGCGAAATGGCGAGGGGTGAGTAACGAGGAAATGTGTGGGCAATGATCACGCACACAAAACAGGCTGCGTCAGAAACGAAATGTGAGCGAGTGGAGGGGTGACAGACCGACGAATGCGAACCAGAGTGGAGGGGGAACGGCGACCAATTAAGACAAAGAGACgatgctgctggcgccggtAATTCTGGACACACACAAACAGAAGGAAGTGGGGACGGTGCTGGACAGAGAAACAGACAAAACCACCCGGAGAGAGGGGTTCGAAGGCACACTCGACAGTAGGTCCTGAGCAGACAGAGCAACGGCGCTTTAGCGGGTCCTTCAATGCAACGAGCGAATACACAGAAAGAGCCTGGGTCAAACGCGGTTCACACTACAAAcaggcgaagcgcagacAGAAGTCAGACAGGGCGATGGAAAAAAGAAGGCCAGGGAGCCCGAGCACAAACGAGACAGCTGCAGCCATTGAAAGCAGGATCAGGGGGAATCGGGAGGCAAGGAACGGCGCCTTGAGTGCATCCGCCCCTCGCTCcctcgacggcgcgcagAACAGAAACTGCTTGCGGGCACCCGATTATAAGAGAAACgcacgagaggagagaggaggaaagcgagaagacgctgcTCTGGGCAGTTGTGGGCGTCGAGACCTCTCGTGTGTGTCAGCGCAGGAGAACCGCTTCCTCGATGTGCGCCggcgttttctttcttccgtcgccgcgtgcAGGCCAATTTCCCCTGGCCGTCTCCCCGGTATGATCAGAGAGGAACCTCCTCGAGGCCAGGAGGAACAAAACCACAAAATCACCGCGCCGGAACAGCGGACTCGCGGGTTTCGCGTtagtcgccgcgcggcagaaTCACGCGGGTCTTGAGTGTATATACACCGGAGGCTTTTCCCCGTCGCAGAAAGACACCACGTCCAGTCGCGCTTCCGCTCCCCCTGAGGAAGCAGCCCGGCTACCGGCCCCTTTCGCGCGACAAAGCTCCGTGTTTCCGCGAAAACATTTCACACGAAGGTGCGCGAGCCTCCCATCATCAACCAAGAAAAAATTTGTGAGGATCTTTGACGGTGTCGTTGAGTCCAGCGCGGCCAAGCTACCAGTAGCCTGCTCGCAGACCGCGGCGGTTTCGCGCTCTCACAAAAGTGAAGCGACGAGTTAGTCAGGCGTTCATCCAGCTTGGAGCCGCACCCTCGGGTGAACTGTAGGAAAACACAACTAATTCTACGCGCTCTGTGCCATGGGGAAAAAACGAGTCCGGACGCCAAAACTCGCGCAAgctcgacgacgcaggcgagttCATccgacgcagagccgcgcccgcgtaAGTGGTTGAGAACTCGAAAAAAAACTGCACGGCGATAAAAAATCTCTCACCCTTGACTTCCTCAAAAATTGGCCGTGCGATCCCGCCCTCTTTTCTGCCAACCCGTCCGTCTTGGATCCGGGCACGCACGTTCCCTCGCTAGTCAGACAACCTCTGGTGCTCCGTCAGAGACATCCAGAGGATCTTGCCATTTCTAGCGCCACGATCCAAACGTTGGAAAGCCCTTACACGAGATTCTACGCAAAAGCAGAACTGCAATGGATTTAATCACGATTTCTGTCTAAAGGGGAGTCGAGTGTACCCCGCGCGCCTCAAGACCCGCCTACTCGTGGCAGTCCGCGCCGCAAGTATCTAGCGCCGCAAATATctagcgccgccgcgcaacACCGGTGCCCGGTGTCGCACGATCGAGCGGAAAGTTTCAATTGTTTGCTCTAAGGGAAGTCAAGTCAACAGCCTTCGAGCCAGCAGTCACTCGAGACGTCGCCCAGCAAAGCAGGCGGTTAGCTCGAGCCTCCCGGAGTGCTTTCTTCCCTTCTCCACGCGCTCAGAAGGGACGGGGCCACGGGGATCGGAGCGAAACGCAGAGCGGAACGCACCCGACGTCTGCGCTTGCCTGTGCGGTCACTG
This portion of the Besnoitia besnoiti strain Bb-Ger1 chromosome VII, whole genome shotgun sequence genome encodes:
- a CDS encoding hypothetical protein (encoded by transcript BESB_078900); the protein is MARLCRSCCGTMPFGMGSDAGSQSYRSSQTSSSMKSGKTSTRSASSEESWASSEEDGSEGLERAGGEYQPPNETQVQILAKKWIAHVQQRAARIWSRDQVIEMLETIARSVNFSEDPILGDPSPAASCVQWYGDISQKQGLPVLLIQKPNNPTPTSTYVCRVLAFLFADDASLKLLKQLGTKQSEMNCGNPQCVRLSHLVGYSAAWAQKFQSAKKAPASNMAPGKAKGAPKAKG